TGGAGCTTCAGTAAAAGGCAGGAAGGCATGCAAAACATCTATCAGAATATATGCCATACTAGTAATGTCAGCATTTGCCCATCACTAggaggaaaaatagaacaaaTGAACTAGCTACTGGGAAAAAAATATTGTGCACGTTTGGTGCACCAGCAAACATTGATTAGCATTTAGCTCCAAACGTGAGGCTGATGAACGGTaacaagaaattattttcatcaaaaaaatcatAGCTGTGTGACGTTTACAAATAGGTggcgggaaaaagaaaaagaatatgCAAGTTTCACAGTCAAGGATGCAAGATGAAGTATTCAACCTGCAGTGAGTTTGGCATTTGGATGGCAAAAAGCACGCAGATTAACTACAGATAATATGTACTCAGATGGCAGAGTTGTAGATGCGGACAAAAAAAGATTCTTGTCAGGCACACATAGATTGGAACAGTGATTTTGGCGAGAAACTGGTTGAAAGTATTGACCCAAAAAATACCTGAGCTGTCTCATTTGCAAGAAAATTTCCAATAGCTTTCCCAAAACCAGGATCTGAGAAGTAGTGGCAGCTGTAAGTTGTCACTGGGAGATAACCACGCTGGATCTTGTGCTCTCCTTGAGCACCTGCCTCCACCTTACTCAGGTTTAATTCTATGGCTGCTTCAATTGCCTGGACAACCGAGTATTCCATAAGCGAACTAAATAATGACATTTGCTGGATTATATGGTTCCAAAGATGCGCAAATTACTTGATAATAACAAGCTTCAAAATGCAAGTTGGGAAAATAAGCATTTGGAAGGCATCCCCATAGTCGACCAAACAGTGTATTGCCTCCAATAAGGTTAAGAGCACCAGCAACAAGTTTATCGTCATTTTCAGCAACAATAAGCATCACATTGTCCCCCATCTTTTCTCCTAAGAGATGAAAGAATTCTCTTGTCAAGTATGGTCTGCCCCAGCTGCAAAGAAAAGTAATCTATAAGGGAAAAATACAGCAAGCAAATATTACTGCCACACAATCCGTACCTATCAAACAAAAAGTAGTGCCAGAAGGTGAGTGATTATGTTAGGATTATTCTTAAAAATTAGCCTATGTGTTAGCCATTACATGCCGCTTATCAGTAAACTACAAGCTCCAATACTTATATTCCTTTCTTGCTTTTATCACTTTTAGTTCTTGTTTGTTATTACACGGTGGCAACCTCAAAATATTATTCCTTTAACAAAGTCATTCGTGTCTAATAGAGTGGGTCAATAAGAATGGTGCCAGACTATGATATGTGGAAATGCTCACAGAAGATGGACTGCCATTTCAAGGACCCTATTGGGATCATATAATGTTAAGCACAGAATGAAAAATACAAGGTAAAGAGGAATGCAGAACAAAACTGATTATCAGTAGTGTTGCGGTAGAATTTATAGAATGCGTCCCAGTGGCTGCTCTGCAATGTGAATGAAAACAACTATTATGAAGATATGGCCACACCCAGAGGGGCGCGGAGGACGCCCAGCAGGGGTTGGTTGGCGCTCCGCGCCGGAGGGCTGCACCGCAGCGTGCGCCAGCTGCCAGGCCCGGCCCCTCACTCAAGCTCCACGCCAGCTGCAAGGTGGTGCGTGCTGATGACCTCGCGCGGTGCCTGCGGCGGTGATCCCGCGGGCGATCGTGCCGCGGCAGGCCGGCAGCTTAGCTGCAAGCCCGACGGCGGGCGGACGTCATGGCCGGCATTGGCCAACTTAGTTCTCCGCAGCGCTGAAC
This sequence is a window from Panicum virgatum strain AP13 chromosome 7K, P.virgatum_v5, whole genome shotgun sequence. Protein-coding genes within it:
- the LOC120641081 gene encoding uncharacterized protein LOC120641081, encoding MGDNVMLIVAENDDKLVAGALNLIGGNTLFGRLWGCLPNAYFPNLHFEACYYQAIEAAIELNLSKVEAGAQGEHKIQRGYLPVTTYSCHYFSDPGFGKAIGNFLANETAQVKHVIKVLHDSGPYKDDILKEFAPEQEDNK